The Candidatus Manganitrophaceae bacterium genomic interval TCCTCTCCACGGCAACCACGGTAACTCGTATGAATACGGGAACCGGAAACCTGACCTTCAACCAGTCGGGCGGAGGGAAGCTCAATGTGATCGAGATGGTGGCGACCTCCGGCGATGTGCGGATCGATAATACGGTCAATGTCAGCGTCGATGAAGTGGGGGCCACTGGACAGACGATTACGATCAATTCTGGTGGAGACATCAAGGAATTCGGAGCGGATTCCTTGGTGGTGGATCTTCTCGCCACCACGATTGTTTTGAATGCTGTGACGGACATCGGTGAAACCACAAACTTCATCGAATACACCTCAATCAATCCAATTATCACGAATTCAGGCACGGGCAACGTTTTTGTGCAATCCGTTCCGTGAACCGTTGGGAAGCTGTTTTACATTAACATGTTGGATGCGATAGAGGGCGATACTGCTGAAAAGGTGCGGGAATCGGGTGTCTCAGCCCACAGTAAGCCAGATTTAAACTTGACGAAATCAGCAGCCGGAAGGAGAATAGTCCGGGCAGTGTTAAATTCTTGACTGCTATACAGAGCTGAATAGTGTCAGTAAACATAAACATAAAATGGGAATCGGTATTAACAAGACCCAAAAGGCACTTTTGATAGCCGCCCTCGTCCTAGGAGGAACTATAGCGACGAATGCGCAAGTCACGGTTGCGGTGGGCGGGGACGAGGTGGGCAAAAATTTTAACGATGCCAGTATACCGGAGTTCACCTTTGATTTTTCGGGAAAGGGAATCTCCGGAATTGCCTCAATGGAGTTGAATCTGACTATGAGTTATACAGATACAAATTCACAGGGGAGTGGACCTTCCAACTTGTCAGCCAGTCTGCAATCTCCCAATGGCACCAGTGTGGCGGTGTTTGCTACTCTTACCGGCAACAATCAAACAACAGTTAATTTTACTGAGACCGCCAAGTTTCTTGATAATGGAATCGAGTTGCCGGCAAACAATGCAACTTACGACGGGAGTTATGCCCCCAGTTCTCTCTTTAGCGGTTTTAATAGCTTGAGTTCAGAAAATATCAATGGCACTTGGAAGCTTCTATTGGCTGATTCAGCCGCCATTGGATTAGATAATGGGAATGTTAATTCAGCCACTTCTTTAACGATTACGGCGGTGCCTGAACCGTCTGCCTACGCGGCGATGATGGGATTGGGAATGCTGGGATTTGCCGCGTTCCGACGCTTCCGTGCACAGAGCGCTGCCTGAAGAAGTATTTTTAGATAATTTCAAAAGAAAGCCATGGTGAAAACCGTGGCTTTTTCTTTGTACGGATCAGATCACGATTCTCTCTATTTCATCCAGGGTGATTTGATCTCCTGACCGGTCGTAAAGCTTTGTGGTTCTGGGAGATTCGTGAGCAGCGATGGCCTGAGCGTTCTCCAGGGTGCCTCCGTTTTCCATGTAGACGGTGATCCCGGTGGCCCGGAAGGTGTGGCAGCAGGTGGCTTCCGAAATACCGGCCGCTTTGGCCCGACGCTTGATCATGCGGTAGACATCGACCCGATGCATATGGGATTCGGTTAGCTTTCGGGTTTTCCCCCGGGAAGTTCGAAAGAGGGGACCGTCCTTGTCATTTTTGATTCCGGCAACTTCGAGATAAGCGTCCAGGTAGACTTCTGCATTGTGGTGGGCGGGTACCTCGTGAAATTTGCCTCCTTTCTCATGCAGACGTATCCACCAGCGCTTTCCGTTGGGATAATAATCCCGACCCCGCATTTTCACCACGGCACCGACCCGGGCGAAACTGTAGACCATGATTCCGATCAGGGCCCGGTCTCTGAGCCCGATGACGTTGGAGAGATCGATGCTGTCCAGGAGGCGACGGGCGTCTTCTGCTGAGAGAACCGGAGTTTTTCCACGTTTGACGATATGTGTCGGTCCACGGACCGAAGTGGCTGGATTCACGGGAATGACCTGGCCGATGACCAGCCAGTCGAAAAACATCCTTAGAGCGGCCAGATGCTGTTTGATCGTGGGGTCTGACCTTGGATGTTGCTC includes:
- a CDS encoding integrase, coding for MPQIVSEAGSVAQKRFLEFFAVTIRNRNTRIAYAQAIAQFFEWCEFKGITALNQIEPIVVAAYIEQHPRSDPTIKQHLAALRMFFDWLVIGQVIPVNPATSVRGPTHIVKRGKTPVLSAEDARRLLDSIDLSNVIGLRDRALIGIMVYSFARVGAVVKMRGRDYYPNGKRWWIRLHEKGGKFHEVPAHHNAEVYLDAYLEVAGIKNDKDGPLFRTSRGKTRKLTESHMHRVDVYRMIKRRAKAAGISEATCCHTFRATGITVYMENGGTLENAQAIAAHESPRTTKLYDRSGDQITLDEIERIVI
- a CDS encoding PEP-CTERM sorting domain-containing protein, with the protein product MGIGINKTQKALLIAALVLGGTIATNAQVTVAVGGDEVGKNFNDASIPEFTFDFSGKGISGIASMELNLTMSYTDTNSQGSGPSNLSASLQSPNGTSVAVFATLTGNNQTTVNFTETAKFLDNGIELPANNATYDGSYAPSSLFSGFNSLSSENINGTWKLLLADSAAIGLDNGNVNSATSLTITAVPEPSAYAAMMGLGMLGFAAFRRFRAQSAA